In Palaemon carinicauda isolate YSFRI2023 chromosome 14, ASM3689809v2, whole genome shotgun sequence, the following proteins share a genomic window:
- the LOC137653443 gene encoding dipeptidyl peptidase 1-like — translation MLVTLLFLSGLSLASADVPVFCLYEEIRGTWTFFEGERTGNHTLDCGDFQEPVHNQTFTLDYPNTVIDAFGNVGTWTMMVSEGFEVNINGRSYYAYFFYDGEPPETVSHCDRTLPGWARDKTVRNWSCFFGRKDTPVPPRKTSLPRPVPRPSGKENFQNDHKLIERINSAQKSWWAKPYPEFENYTMEQMLHRAGGKRKLNFPGKASPITDEQRSAMENLPLNFDWRDVDGVDYVSPIRDQGACGSCYSFASMALLESRLRVATKNQRKDIFSPQDAMTCTVLGQGCEGGYIFLTGGRHSMEQGVVAEECNPYREQDEPCDTDMTCPRTYVSQYEFVGGYFGATNEANMMQELVANGPIGVAILMSSDLLYYGGGIYYNTGLVTNFDPFEFADHAILCVGYGVDETTGEKYWILKNSWGESWGEQGYFRVKRGVDEQAIESCATTVTVIP, via the exons GTAACTCTCCTCTTCCTGAGTGGCCTCTCCTTGGCCTCGGCCGACGTCCCAGTCTTCTGCCTGTACGAAGAAATCAGGGGCACATGGACCTTCTTCGAGGGGGAGCGTACTGGGAACCACACCCTAGACTGTGGTGACTTTCAAGAACCGGTTCATAACCAGACGTTCACGCTCGATTACCCCAACACGGTGATCGATGCGTTCGGAAATGTGGGAACTTGGACGATGATGGTTTCCGAAGGCTTTGAG GTAAACATCAACGGCAGGTCGTATTACGCCTATTTCTTCTACGACGGAGAACCTCCGGAGACTGTCTCTCACTGCGACCGCACCCTCCCCGGCTGGGCCAGAGATAAGACCGTCAGGAACTGGTCCTGCTTCTTTGGAAGGAAAGACACTCCG GTACCCCCAAGAAAAACGTCCCTGCCACGACCAGTGCCTCGACCATCCGGGAAAGAGAACTTCCAGAACGATCATAAACTGATCGAACGAATCAATAGCGCCCAGAAGTCTTGGTGGGCGAAGCCTTATCCAGAGTTCGAAAA CTACACAATGGAACAAATGTTACACAGAGCTGGAGGCAAAAGAAAGTTGAACTTCCCAGGGAAAGCATCTCCCATCACTGACGAGCAGAGATCTGCCATGGAGAACCTGCCATTGAATTTTGACTGGCGAGATGTGGACGGTGTTGATTACGTGTCTCCAATCAGGGATCAAGGTGCCTGTGGGTCGTGTTACTCCTTCGCATCCATGGCTCTTCTGGAATCGAGGCTGAGGGTCGCCACGAAGAACCAACGGAAAGATATCTTCTCGCCTCAA GATGCCATGACGTGCACCGTTCTGGGACAAGGGTGTGAGGGAGGCTACATCTTCCTTACGGGCGGTCGTCACTCCATGGAGCAAGGAGTGGTTGCTGAGGAGTGCAATCCTTATAGAGAGCAG GACGAGCCGTGCGACACAGACATGACGTGTCCTCGGACATACGTGAGCCAGTACGAATTCGTAGGAGGGTATTTCGGCGCTACGAACGAGGCCAATATGATGCAAGAACTGGTGGCGAATGGACCCATTGGGGTGGCCATCCTCATGTCTTCCGATCTCCTGTATTATGGAGGAGGGATCTACTACAATACCGGTCTCGTCACCAACTTTGATCCATTCGAG TTTGCCGACCACGCAATCCTCTGCGTAGGATACGGCGTCGACGAAACCACAGGGGAGAAATACTGGATCCTGAAGAACTCCTGGGGAGAGAGCTGGGGTGAACAAGGTTACTTCAGGGTCAAGCGAGGGGTTGACGAACAAGCGATCGAATCCTGCGCCACGACAGTGACTGTTATCCCATAA